From a region of the Actinopolymorpha singaporensis genome:
- a CDS encoding DsbA family protein, whose amino-acid sequence MSKKSAREQLRAERARQAAQAKRRENMMRIGVAVVVAVVIVAIAAVVQWQRSKVDTTAAYPEGVVAPYKPASKSDPTPVAGKAGGQGDGVGFGKSSAPVVVEMFEDFACPHCRDFESDAEQTLNQQVEAGKARVIYYPLTLPGFGRPTELAANAFGCAVDAGKAREMHDALYANYSQSWTNSQLVELGKGIGLTSGSFRSCVNGDKFADWVKAVDKTGTDRGVQGTPTVFVNGKQLDPGDTSGTGLKLAIDSAAAKTNKQ is encoded by the coding sequence ATGAGCAAGAAGTCGGCCCGGGAGCAGTTGCGCGCCGAGCGTGCCCGGCAGGCCGCGCAGGCCAAGCGGCGCGAGAACATGATGCGCATCGGCGTGGCCGTGGTCGTGGCCGTGGTGATCGTGGCCATCGCCGCGGTCGTCCAGTGGCAGCGCTCCAAGGTCGACACCACCGCGGCCTACCCCGAGGGCGTCGTCGCCCCGTACAAACCGGCCTCCAAGAGCGACCCGACGCCGGTCGCCGGCAAGGCGGGCGGTCAGGGCGACGGTGTCGGGTTCGGCAAGTCCAGTGCCCCCGTCGTGGTGGAGATGTTCGAGGACTTCGCCTGCCCGCACTGCCGCGACTTCGAAAGCGACGCCGAGCAGACCCTGAACCAACAGGTCGAGGCCGGCAAGGCGCGGGTCATCTACTACCCGCTCACGCTGCCGGGCTTCGGCCGGCCGACCGAGCTCGCCGCCAACGCCTTCGGGTGCGCCGTCGACGCCGGCAAGGCCCGCGAGATGCACGACGCGCTGTACGCCAACTACAGCCAGAGCTGGACCAACTCCCAGCTGGTCGAGCTCGGCAAGGGGATCGGGCTCACCTCCGGCTCGTTCCGTTCCTGCGTCAACGGTGACAAGTTCGCCGACTGGGTCAAGGCGGTCGACAAGACCGGCACCGACCGCGGCGTACAGGGCACCCCCACGGTCTTCGTCAACGGCAAGCAGCTGGACCCCGGCGACACCAGCGGGACCGGCCTGAAGCTCGCGATCGACTCCGCGGCTGCCAAGACCAACAAGCAGTGA